The following nucleotide sequence is from Alkalihalobacillus sp. LMS39.
TTGGTTGCCTGGATTACACAGATTTGTCGGAAATAATGATGTTTTATTATTAGGAAATAAAACGGATCTATTGCCAAAGTCGCTAAATGTAAACAGGTTAACAAACTGGTTAAAAAAGTCTGCGAAAGAACATGGATTAAAACCAATCGATGTTCACCTTTTAAGTGCGTCGAAAGGGCAAGGAATTATTGAAGTGGCAAATCGAATTGATGAGCTTAGAAAAGGGAAAGACGTTTATATTGTGGGAGCAACGAACGTAGGGAAGTCTACCTTTATAAATAAATTAATTGAAGCTTTTGGTGGAGAAGATGAATTAAAAATAACGACGTCCCATTTTCCAGGGACGACATTAGATATGATTGACATTCCATTAGATGATGGGAAATTTCTTTATGATACCCCAGGAATTATAAATCATCATCAAATTGCTCATTATATTGATAAAAAAGAACTGAAGGTCATTACACCGAAAAAGGAAATCAAACCGAGAGTATTCCAATTAAATGAGGAACAGAGCTTATTTTTTGGAGGGTTAGCTCGATTTGATTTTAAAACAGGTGGTCATGGCTCATTTGTTTGTTATTTCTCAAATGAGTTAATGATTCATCGAACAAAATTAGAAAAAGCAGACGAGTTATATAAAAATCACCTCGGTGAGTTGCTAACTCCTCCTGGCGAAGATACAAAAGCGACATTACCCGAATTCGTTCGTCATGACTTTACTATTAAGGAAGAAAAATGTGATATCGTATTTTCCGGTTTAGGGTGGGTTGCTGTTCACCAACCACATGTTACTGTTAGTGCCTACGTACCAAAAGGTGTGGGAGTGTCAATTAGGAGTTCGTTAGTATAGGGGGAGGAGAAAAGATGGGGAAACTATTTGGCCTTTTAGGGAATCCTGTTGGGCATTCATTATCGCCGGCGATGCATAATGAAATGTTTACTTTTTTACAGTTGCCACATTATTATCACGCTTTTAATGTTGAAGAAACTCAATTGGAAACAGCTGTTGCTGGTATTAAAGCATTAGGCATTGCTGGTTTTAATGTTACGATCCCACACAAAGTGGCCATTATGAAATATTTAGATGAAATAGATGATGAGGCTAAGAAAATTGGTGCCGTTAATACAGTTGTAGTAGAAGAAGGGAAATTGATTGGCTATAACACAGATGGAAGAGGATATTTAGCATCCTTACTTGACGTGACCGGTCTGACGCTACAACAAAAGTCTGTACTTGTTATTGGAGCAGGAGGAGCGGCTAGAGCGATCGTTACAGTCCTAGTTTCTCACGGTGTAGGTGATATGACCATTTGTAATCGGACAAAAGAAAAAGCAAATACCCTTGCTAGTGAGACAATGACAAAGTCAATTAGTATAAAAGACGCAGAACAACAGCTAGCTACTTTTGATTTAATTATAAATACCACTTCGGTTGGGATGAGTCCCAATATAAATGAGATGCCTTTAAGCTTGGAAAAAATGAAAAAAGGCACAGTTGTAAGTGATTTAATTTATAACCCGCTTGAAACAAAACTTCTTAAAGAAGCGAAAAAGAAAAATGCTTTAATTGTTGAAGGAGTCGGGATGTTTGTTGGACAAGGCGCACTTGCCTTTGAAAAGTGGACAGGCATTCAACCTGACCGTAATAAAATGAAAGAGCTTGTATTAAAGGAACTTGGAGGTTCATTATGTTAACTGGAAAACAAAAACGATTTTTGCGAGCGAAGGCTCATCATTTACAACCGATTTTTCAAGTTGGAAAAGGTGGAGTAAATGAAAACATGATTAAACAAATTGAGGAAGCACTAGAAGCAAGAGAATTACTAAAGATAAGTGTGCTACAAAATTGTGATGAAGATAAAGATGAAATAGCAGAAATGTTAAAGGTTGGAGCAAAAGCAGAGCTCGTTCAAGTGATTGGGAATACGATCGTATTATATAAAGAATCAAGAGAAAATAAAGCGATTGAATTACCTTAAGCTCTATAAATTAAGACGAGGGGACCTTGTTTGGAATGAAGAAAATTGGTATTTTAGGGGGGACTTTTGATCCTCCGCATCTAGGTCACTTATTAATTGCAGAAGAAGTAAGGTCACAACTGGCATTGGATGAGATTTGGTTTATGCCGTCTTATATTCCCCCTCACAAAACTCGTGATGATCTTTCTTCGTCTGTTGAAAGAAAAACAATGGTAGAATTAGCGATTAAAGATAATGGATATTTTTCACTCTCGACATTAGAAATTGAAAGAAAAGGGCGTTCATATACGATTGACACAATGAAGCAATTAAAAGCAAAGTATGAAGATGTAGCATTTTATTTTATTATCGGTGGGGATATGATTGAACAGCTTCATACATGGGTGGAGATTGAGTACTTATTAGGGTTAGTCACCTTCGTTGGACTAAAACGCCCACAATTTGATCACAATACGCCATATAAAAATCAAATTATTGAGGTGGATGTACCACAAGTTGATATTTCCTCCTCGTTAATACGACAACGAGTTAGTCGTGGGGAAAGTATTCGCTATTTAGTACCTGATCCGGTTGGTACGTTTATTCGAGAGAGGGGATTATATGGAGAGGGAAAAAGCACTTGAAATTGTAAAAGCTCATCTAACCGAACATAGGTATACCCATACGGTTGGTGTCATGGAAACTGCAATTTTACTTGCAAAAAAATATGGACAAAATAAAGAAAAAGCAGAATTAGCAGCGATTTTTCATGATTATGCTAAATTTCGTCCTAAAGATGAAATGAAGGACCTTCTCCTACAACAGCAAATAGCAGTGGATATGCTTGATTATGGAGATGAATTGTTACATGCTCCTTGTGGTGCTTATCTTGTAAAACAAGAAGTTGGTATCGATGATGAAGAAGTATTGCAAGCCATTGAATCTCATACTACAGGTCGCCCAAATATGACGATGCTAGAGAAAATCATATTTATTTCTGATTATATCGAACCAAATCGGATCTTTCCAGGGGTGGAAGAAGTTCGACAAGTCACATTTCAAGATATAGATGAAGGAATTCTTATGTCGATAAAAAATACAGTGACTTTTCTTATGAAGAAAAACCAACTCGTTTATCCTGGTACATTAGCGACGTATAACGAAATGGTACAAAGTAGGCAAAATAAAAGGAGGGTAAAAAATGACGGAAAATAACGTATTAGAAATAGCGGTAAAAGCGTGTGATGACAAAAAGGCAGAGAATATTGTGGCTATGGATATGAAAGGGATTTCTTTAATGGCGGAATACTTTGTCATTTGTCACGGAAATTCAGAAAAGCAAGTCCAAGCCATTGCGTACGAGGTGAAAAAAGCCGCACAGGAGCAAGGTATGGATTTAAAAAGGCTAGAAGGATATGACCAAGCAAGATGGGTTTTAATCGATTTAGGAGATGTTATTGTCCACGTATTCCATAAAGATGAAAGGTTATTTTACAATCTTGAAAAACTGTGGGGAGATGCACCTGTTGTTCAATTAGAAGGTGTGTTGCGATAATGCTAACACCAGGTCAAATGGAAACGTTAAAAGTAGCACGAAAAGCTAAGTTTGGATATTTCTTAACCGATGGCCAAGTTGACGTGTTGCTGCATGAAAGAGAAGCAACGAAAGAGTTAGAAGAAGAAGAAGAAGTAACCGT
It contains:
- the yqeH gene encoding ribosome biogenesis GTPase YqeH, which translates into the protein MLERETICAGCGVKVQSENKDKLGYTPASALQKDIVICQRCFRLRHYNEVQDVSLTDDDFLKILTSLGHTNALIVKIIDIFDVNGSWLPGLHRFVGNNDVLLLGNKTDLLPKSLNVNRLTNWLKKSAKEHGLKPIDVHLLSASKGQGIIEVANRIDELRKGKDVYIVGATNVGKSTFINKLIEAFGGEDELKITTSHFPGTTLDMIDIPLDDGKFLYDTPGIINHHQIAHYIDKKELKVITPKKEIKPRVFQLNEEQSLFFGGLARFDFKTGGHGSFVCYFSNELMIHRTKLEKADELYKNHLGELLTPPGEDTKATLPEFVRHDFTIKEEKCDIVFSGLGWVAVHQPHVTVSAYVPKGVGVSIRSSLV
- the aroE gene encoding shikimate dehydrogenase, coding for MGKLFGLLGNPVGHSLSPAMHNEMFTFLQLPHYYHAFNVEETQLETAVAGIKALGIAGFNVTIPHKVAIMKYLDEIDDEAKKIGAVNTVVVEEGKLIGYNTDGRGYLASLLDVTGLTLQQKSVLVIGAGGAARAIVTVLVSHGVGDMTICNRTKEKANTLASETMTKSISIKDAEQQLATFDLIINTTSVGMSPNINEMPLSLEKMKKGTVVSDLIYNPLETKLLKEAKKKNALIVEGVGMFVGQGALAFEKWTGIQPDRNKMKELVLKELGGSLC
- the yhbY gene encoding ribosome assembly RNA-binding protein YhbY, giving the protein MLTGKQKRFLRAKAHHLQPIFQVGKGGVNENMIKQIEEALEARELLKISVLQNCDEDKDEIAEMLKVGAKAELVQVIGNTIVLYKESRENKAIELP
- a CDS encoding nicotinate-nucleotide adenylyltransferase; translated protein: MKKIGILGGTFDPPHLGHLLIAEEVRSQLALDEIWFMPSYIPPHKTRDDLSSSVERKTMVELAIKDNGYFSLSTLEIERKGRSYTIDTMKQLKAKYEDVAFYFIIGGDMIEQLHTWVEIEYLLGLVTFVGLKRPQFDHNTPYKNQIIEVDVPQVDISSSLIRQRVSRGESIRYLVPDPVGTFIRERGLYGEGKST
- the yqeK gene encoding bis(5'-nucleosyl)-tetraphosphatase (symmetrical) YqeK; translation: MEREKALEIVKAHLTEHRYTHTVGVMETAILLAKKYGQNKEKAELAAIFHDYAKFRPKDEMKDLLLQQQIAVDMLDYGDELLHAPCGAYLVKQEVGIDDEEVLQAIESHTTGRPNMTMLEKIIFISDYIEPNRIFPGVEEVRQVTFQDIDEGILMSIKNTVTFLMKKNQLVYPGTLATYNEMVQSRQNKRRVKNDGK
- the rsfS gene encoding ribosome silencing factor, which gives rise to MTENNVLEIAVKACDDKKAENIVAMDMKGISLMAEYFVICHGNSEKQVQAIAYEVKKAAQEQGMDLKRLEGYDQARWVLIDLGDVIVHVFHKDERLFYNLEKLWGDAPVVQLEGVLR